In the Dama dama isolate Ldn47 chromosome 13, ASM3311817v1, whole genome shotgun sequence genome, one interval contains:
- the BTBD6 gene encoding BTB/POZ domain-containing protein 6, protein MLLPLACLHGRVAQCLTALLVLAEPPPRPRRGARAHGAPPPRAEAALPAKMAAELYAPASAAAAAAATATDIANSNAAAAAAAAGRKGRPSAPLPAPPPPAPAPPPPDNNNPESPNWQSFHPTLRERNALMFNNELMADVHFVVGPPGAARRVPAHKYVLAVGSSVFYAMFYGDLAEVKSEIHIPDVEPAAFLILLKYMYSDEIDLEADTVLATLYAAKKYIVPALAKACVNFLETSLEAKNACVLLSQSRLFEEPELTQRCWEVIDAQAEMALRSEGFCEIDWQTLEIIVTREALNTKEAVVFEAVLSWAEAECKRQGLPVTPRNKRHVLGPALYLVRIPTMTLEEFANGAAQSDILTLEETHNIFLWYTAANKPLLEFPLTKRKGLAPQRCHRFQSSAYRSNQWRYRGRCDSIQFAVDRRVFVAGLGLYGSSSGKAEYSVKIELKRLGVVLAQNLTKFVSDGSSNTFSVWFEHPVQVEQDTFYTASAVLDGSELSYFGQEGMTEVQCGKVTFQFQCSSDSTNGTGVQGGQIPELIFYA, encoded by the exons ATgctgctgcccctggcctgtctgCACGGCCGAGTGGCGCAGTGCCTCACCGCGCTCCTGGTGCTCGCAGAGCCGCCCCCGAGGCCCCGGCGCGGCGCAAGGGCGCACGGCGCGCCGCCCCCGCGCGCGGAGGCCGCCCTGCCCGCGAAGATGGCCGCGGAGCTCTACGCGCCCGCCAGCGCCGCGGCCGCGGCCGCCGCCACCGCCACGGACATCGCCAACAGcaacgccgccgccgccgccgccgccgcgggcaGGAAGGGTCGACCCAGCGCCCCGctgcccgcgccgccgccgcccgcgcccgcgccgccgccgcccgacAACAACAACCCGGAGAGCCCCAACTGGCAGTCCTTCCACCCGACCCTGCGCGAGAG GAACGCGCTGATGTTCAACAACGAGCTCATGGCCGACGTGCACTTCGTCGTGGGGCCCCCGGGCGCGGCCCGGAGGGTGCCTGCCCACAAG TATGTCTTGGCCGTGGGcagctctgtcttctatgccatgTTTTACGGGGACCTGGCGGAAGTCAAGTCAGAAATTCACATTCCCGATGTGGAACCTGCAGCTTTTCTGATCTTGTTGAA GTACATGTACAGTGACGAGATTGACCTGGAAGCCGACACGGTGCTGGCTACCCTCTACGCTGCCAAGAAGTACATTGTCCCTGCCTTAGCAAAAGCCTGTGTCAACTTTCTGGAGACAAGTCTGGAAGCCAAAAATGCCTGTGTCCTGCTGTCGCAGAGCCGACTGTTTGAGGAGCCTGAGCTGACCCAGCGCTGCTGGGAGGTCATCGACGCGCAGGCTGAGATGGCCCTGAGGTCCGAAGGCTTCTGTGAGATTGACTGGCAGACGCTAGAGATCATCGTCACGCGGGAGGCCCTCAACACCAAGGAGGCTGTGGTTTTTGAGGCAGTCCTGAGCTGGGCGGAGGCCGAGTGCAAGAGGCAGGGCCTGCCCGTCACCCCTCGCAACAAGAGGCACGTGCTGGGGCCAGCCCTCTACCTGGTCCGGATTCCAACCATGACCCTGGAGGAGTTTGCCAACGGCGCCGCGCAGTCAGACATCCTGACGCTGGAGGAGACCCACAACATCTTCCTGTGGTACACAGCAGCCAACAAGCCCCTCCTCGAGTTCCCCCTGACCAAGAGGAAGGGCCTGGCGCCCCAGAGGTGCCACCGCTTCCAGTCCTCCGCCTACCGCAGCAACCAGTGGCGCTACCGCGGGCGCTGCGACAGCATCCAGTTCGCCGTGGACAGGAGGGTCTTCGTTGCCGGGCTGGGCCTGTACGGCTCGAGCTCTGGGAAAGCAGAGTACAGTGTGAAGATCGAACTCAAGCGGCTGGGCGTGGTCCTGGCGCAGAACTTGACCAAATTTGTCTCTGACGGCTCCAGCAACACCTTCTCGGTCTGGTTTGAACACCCCGTGCAGGTGGAGCAGGACACCTTCTACACGGCCAGTGCCGTCCTGGACGGCAGCGAGCTCAGCTACTTTGGGCAGGAGGGCATGACGGAGGTGCAGTGCGGCAAGGTGACCTTCCAGTTCCAGTGCTCCTCTGACAGCACCAACGGGACCGGGGTCCAGGGCGGGCagatccctgagctcatcttctacGCCTGA